Proteins from a genomic interval of Microbacterium abyssi:
- a CDS encoding DUF3040 domain-containing protein has product MPLSEQEQRLLDEMERHLLHNDADIVSAPSGDRTLSYRNLVYGAVLLLVGIGALVAGVALGSQLGPVVSIIIGVIGFAAMLAGVILAVTPTRRTGPARQAKSPSSKSPQGSSSFMDRMSDRWDRRQDGH; this is encoded by the coding sequence ATGCCACTGTCTGAACAGGAGCAGCGTCTGCTCGATGAGATGGAACGTCATCTCCTGCACAACGACGCTGACATCGTCAGCGCGCCGTCGGGGGATCGAACACTGAGCTATCGCAACCTCGTCTACGGTGCCGTGCTGCTGCTCGTGGGCATCGGCGCTCTCGTCGCGGGTGTGGCGCTCGGCAGCCAGCTCGGCCCGGTCGTCAGCATCATCATCGGCGTGATCGGTTTCGCAGCGATGCTCGCCGGCGTCATCCTCGCCGTCACTCCGACCCGTCGAACTGGTCCTGCGCGCCAGGCGAAGTCCCCCTCCTCCAAGTCTCCGCAGGGCTCCTCCTCCTTCATGGATCGGATGAGCGATCGCTGGGATCGTCGTCAAGACGGTCACTGA
- a CDS encoding Rv2175c family DNA-binding protein encodes MSENAAELPAVEWLTTPDLVEILDEPLGRVRRLIAEQHLIGSTRNGAFAVPSVFIVDGRPLASLRGTVIVLTDAGFTDDEVIDWLFEEDEELGRTPIAALLDGHKSAVRRIARALA; translated from the coding sequence GTGTCTGAGAATGCCGCTGAACTACCCGCCGTCGAATGGCTGACCACACCGGATCTGGTCGAGATCCTCGACGAGCCGCTCGGGCGGGTGCGCCGCCTGATCGCCGAGCAGCACCTGATCGGCTCCACCCGGAACGGGGCGTTCGCGGTGCCGTCGGTGTTCATCGTCGACGGGCGTCCGCTCGCATCGTTGCGGGGCACGGTCATCGTCCTCACGGATGCCGGATTCACCGATGACGAGGTCATCGACTGGCTGTTCGAAGAGGACGAGGAGCTCGGGCGCACACCGATCGCCGCGCTGCTGGATGGACACAAGAGCGCTGTCCGTCGGATCGCGCGGGCGCTCGCCTGA
- the mraZ gene encoding division/cell wall cluster transcriptional repressor MraZ, which translates to MLLGTHSPKLDDKGRVILPAKFREDLGGGIVVTRGQERCLYVFSTAEFEAMHERIRQAPLSNKQARDFLRMFLSGASAEMPDSQNRITIPGHLRQYAGLEKELIVTGVGAHAEIWDAAAWNDYLAAGEDTYSELEQEVIPGLF; encoded by the coding sequence ATGTTGCTGGGAACGCACTCACCCAAGCTCGACGACAAAGGCCGAGTCATCCTGCCTGCGAAGTTCCGTGAGGATCTGGGCGGCGGCATCGTCGTCACCCGCGGCCAGGAGCGGTGCCTGTACGTCTTCAGCACCGCGGAGTTCGAGGCGATGCACGAGCGGATCCGGCAAGCACCGCTCAGCAACAAGCAGGCCCGCGACTTCCTGCGCATGTTCCTCTCGGGTGCAAGCGCCGAGATGCCCGACAGCCAGAACCGCATCACCATCCCCGGGCACCTCCGCCAGTACGCGGGGCTCGAGAAGGAACTCATCGTCACCGGTGTCGGAGCACACGCCGAGATCTGGGACGCCGCGGCTTGGAACGACTACCTCGCCGCCGGCGAGGACACGTACTCAGAACTGGAGCAGGAGGTGATTCCGGGACTCTTCTGA
- a CDS encoding class II 3-deoxy-7-phosphoheptulonate synthase: protein MPQQHDADLDTWRDLPIKQQPMWPDADRVSDISRQIAALPPLVFAGEVDNLRDRLARAASGGAFLLQGGDCAETFAGATAEQIRNRIKTVLQMAVVLTYGASMPIVKMGRMAGQFAKPRSSDSETRGEVTLPAYRGDIVNGYDFTEGSRQADPGRLLQGYHTAASTLNLIRAFTQGGFADLREVHSWNKGFAQNPANQRYERMAAEIDRAIKFMEAAGADFDELKRVEFFTGHEGLLMDYESPMTRIDSRTNTPYNTSAHFLWIGERTRDLDGAHVDYFSKIRNPIGVKLGPTTTRETALALIDKLDPNREPGRLTFITRMGAGKIRDALPPLLEAVRESGAQPLWVTDPMHGNGITTPTGYKTRRFDDVVDEVRGFFEAHRAVGTFPGGIHVELTGDDVTECLGGSERIDEQGLATRYESLCDPRLNHMQSLELAFLVAEELEKR, encoded by the coding sequence ATGCCTCAGCAGCACGATGCCGATCTCGACACCTGGCGCGACCTCCCCATCAAGCAGCAGCCCATGTGGCCGGATGCCGATCGCGTGTCGGATATCTCGCGGCAGATCGCGGCTCTTCCGCCGCTGGTGTTCGCCGGTGAGGTCGACAACCTTCGTGATCGCCTGGCGCGGGCGGCATCCGGCGGGGCGTTCCTGCTGCAGGGCGGCGACTGCGCGGAGACCTTCGCCGGCGCGACCGCTGAACAGATCCGCAACCGCATCAAGACCGTGCTGCAGATGGCCGTCGTGCTCACGTACGGTGCGTCGATGCCGATCGTCAAGATGGGCCGGATGGCCGGGCAGTTCGCCAAGCCCCGCTCCAGCGACTCAGAGACGCGCGGTGAGGTGACTCTTCCCGCCTACCGGGGCGACATCGTCAACGGCTACGACTTCACCGAGGGCTCGAGGCAGGCCGATCCCGGACGGCTGCTGCAGGGCTACCACACCGCGGCATCCACGCTGAATCTGATCCGCGCGTTCACGCAGGGTGGTTTCGCGGACCTGCGCGAGGTGCACTCCTGGAACAAGGGCTTCGCCCAGAACCCGGCCAACCAGCGCTACGAGCGCATGGCGGCCGAGATCGACCGCGCGATCAAGTTCATGGAGGCGGCCGGTGCCGACTTCGACGAGCTCAAGCGCGTGGAGTTCTTCACGGGCCACGAGGGCCTTCTCATGGACTACGAGAGCCCGATGACCCGGATCGACTCTCGCACGAATACGCCCTACAACACGTCGGCGCACTTCCTCTGGATCGGGGAGCGCACGCGCGACCTCGACGGCGCGCATGTCGATTACTTCTCGAAGATCCGCAACCCCATCGGCGTCAAGCTCGGCCCGACCACGACTCGCGAGACGGCGCTGGCGCTCATCGACAAGCTCGACCCGAACCGCGAGCCGGGCCGTCTCACGTTCATCACCCGCATGGGAGCGGGGAAGATCCGCGACGCGCTGCCCCCGCTGCTCGAGGCCGTGCGCGAATCCGGTGCGCAGCCGCTGTGGGTCACCGACCCCATGCACGGCAACGGCATCACGACGCCGACGGGGTACAAGACCCGTCGCTTCGACGACGTCGTGGATGAGGTGCGCGGCTTCTTCGAGGCGCATCGTGCCGTGGGCACGTTCCCTGGTGGCATCCATGTCGAACTCACCGGAGACGACGTCACCGAGTGCCTCGGCGGCTCGGAGCGGATCGACGAGCAGGGTCTCGCCACGCGTTACGAGAGCCTGTGCGACCCGCGCCTGAACCACATGCAGAGCCTCGAGCTCGCCTTCCTCGTCGCCGAAGAGCTCGAGAAGCGCTGA
- a CDS encoding muramidase family protein, translated as MSNRTRYAQLGVPAAALGVLASAFAAAPATAAAPASAVPVDIGSLQRLPGLPQPVVAPAKPVAVTRSPVKQAQSAPASYTVQPGDTIAGIAHRFGLATVDVLAWNDLGWRSVIYPGQTIRLSAAPAAAAAAAPAPTATARTHVVAAGDTIFGIAQKNGTSVDAILAANELSSGAVIYPGQEIAVSGTAAPTAASAPAATPPAAPAPASAAASHTVAAGDTLWAIAQKHGITVAELYAANGLEPSSIIYPGQRLKIAAAAAPASAPSPASKASTPHSTTLNSPQAENAALIIKIGRELGVSDRGIAIALATSMVESWLRNLDWGDRDSLGLFQQRPSTGWGTAEQIMDRAHSIRSFFHGQSNPDGTITHGLLDVPGWESMPFGDAAQAVQISAYPERYGPWEDAAYEWLALYG; from the coding sequence TTGTCGAACCGTACCCGTTACGCCCAGCTCGGCGTTCCCGCAGCGGCGCTGGGGGTGCTGGCGAGTGCATTCGCCGCCGCGCCGGCGACCGCAGCCGCCCCGGCCTCCGCCGTGCCGGTCGACATCGGATCGCTCCAACGGCTGCCCGGTCTTCCACAGCCAGTGGTGGCCCCCGCGAAACCGGTCGCTGTGACACGATCCCCGGTCAAGCAGGCCCAGTCCGCGCCCGCCTCGTACACCGTCCAACCGGGTGACACCATCGCCGGGATCGCGCACCGGTTCGGCCTCGCGACTGTCGATGTCCTCGCCTGGAACGACCTCGGATGGCGTTCGGTGATCTACCCCGGGCAGACGATTCGGCTGTCCGCCGCTCCTGCTGCTGCTGCGGCGGCCGCGCCCGCACCGACCGCCACTGCGCGGACCCACGTCGTCGCCGCCGGTGACACCATCTTCGGCATCGCCCAGAAGAACGGCACCTCGGTCGATGCGATCCTCGCCGCGAACGAGCTGAGCTCCGGAGCAGTCATCTACCCCGGTCAGGAGATCGCCGTATCCGGCACGGCCGCCCCCACCGCAGCATCCGCACCCGCAGCGACTCCGCCAGCGGCCCCCGCTCCGGCGTCTGCGGCCGCATCGCACACGGTCGCCGCGGGCGACACGCTGTGGGCCATAGCCCAGAAGCACGGGATCACTGTCGCCGAGCTGTACGCCGCGAACGGTCTGGAGCCGTCGTCGATCATCTATCCGGGTCAGCGTCTCAAGATCGCCGCTGCAGCGGCGCCGGCATCCGCGCCGTCTCCTGCGTCGAAGGCCAGCACACCGCACAGCACGACGCTGAACTCACCGCAGGCCGAGAACGCCGCACTCATCATCAAGATCGGGCGTGAACTCGGCGTCTCCGACCGCGGCATCGCGATCGCCCTGGCGACCTCGATGGTCGAGTCGTGGCTGCGCAACCTCGACTGGGGCGACCGGGATTCCCTCGGACTGTTCCAGCAGCGCCCGAGCACCGGCTGGGGCACCGCCGAGCAGATCATGGACAGGGCGCACAGCATCCGCTCGTTCTTCCACGGCCAGTCGAACCCCGACGGCACGATCACTCACGGCCTGCTCGACGTGCCCGGCTGGGAGAGCATGCCCTTCGGCGACGCGGCGCAGGCAGTGCAGATCTCCGCGTACCCGGAGCGGTACGGTCCGTGGGAGGACGCCGCCTACGAGTGGCTCGCTCTCTACGGGTGA
- the rsmH gene encoding 16S rRNA (cytosine(1402)-N(4))-methyltransferase RsmH, which produces MNLRDIHTPVLLERCIELMAPALQHDGAVVVDATLGMGGHSEALLERFENIRLIGLDRDTDALRIAGQRLERFADRVTLVHTVYDEIGLHAQGASAILMDLGVSSLQLDEAERGFAYAKDAPLDMRMDQTKGVTAAEVLATYSEGNLRRIFERYGEEKLAARYARFIVQARDASPLVRSQDLVDLLQTATPAAAQRSGHPAKRVFQALRIEVNSELSVLADAIPAAMDALRVGGRIVVMSYQSLEDRLVKQAFAAASASTAPAGLPVELPEHAPRFRTLTKGAEFASDEEKARNPRAIPVRLRAAERVREAA; this is translated from the coding sequence ATGAATCTCCGCGACATCCACACTCCCGTGCTCCTCGAGCGCTGCATCGAGCTGATGGCTCCCGCGCTGCAGCATGATGGTGCCGTCGTCGTCGATGCGACGCTCGGCATGGGCGGCCATTCCGAGGCTCTGCTCGAGCGCTTCGAGAACATCAGACTCATCGGGCTCGATCGCGACACCGATGCCCTGCGCATCGCGGGGCAGCGTCTGGAGCGCTTCGCCGACAGGGTCACGCTCGTGCACACCGTCTACGACGAGATCGGCCTGCACGCGCAGGGCGCGTCGGCGATCCTCATGGATCTCGGCGTCTCCTCCCTGCAGCTCGACGAAGCCGAGCGCGGATTCGCATACGCGAAGGACGCCCCGCTGGACATGCGGATGGATCAGACCAAGGGTGTGACGGCGGCCGAGGTTCTCGCGACCTACAGCGAGGGGAACCTCCGCCGCATCTTCGAGCGCTACGGCGAGGAGAAGCTCGCCGCGCGCTACGCTCGCTTCATCGTCCAGGCCCGCGACGCGAGCCCCCTGGTCCGGTCGCAGGATCTCGTCGACCTGCTTCAGACGGCGACCCCGGCGGCGGCCCAGCGCAGCGGACACCCGGCCAAGCGGGTCTTCCAGGCGCTGCGCATCGAGGTGAACTCCGAGCTGAGCGTGCTGGCCGACGCGATCCCCGCGGCCATGGATGCGCTGAGGGTCGGCGGCCGCATCGTCGTCATGAGCTACCAGTCGCTGGAGGACCGCCTCGTCAAGCAGGCGTTCGCGGCGGCATCGGCATCCACCGCCCCGGCCGGCCTGCCGGTCGAGCTGCCGGAGCACGCACCACGGTTCCGCACCCTCACCAAGGGGGCAGAATTCGCCAGCGATGAAGAGAAGGCGCGCAATCCGCGCGCCATTCCGGTGCGCCTGCGCGCCGCAGAACGAGTAAGGGAGGCCGCATGA
- the pknB gene encoding Stk1 family PASTA domain-containing Ser/Thr kinase, protein MTTNQQADPLIGRLVDGRYRVRARIARGGMATVYVATDLRLERRIALKVMHGHLSDDSVFQSRFIQEARAAARLADPHVVNVFDQGQDGELAYLVMEYLPGITLRELLREQKRLTVPQTISIMDAILSGLAAAHKAGIVHRDVKPENVLLAEDGRIKIGDFGLARATTANTATGQQLLGTIAYLAPELVTRGTADARSDIYALGIMLYEMLVGEQPYKGEQPMQIAFQHATESVPRPSVRNPGVPEQLDELVLWSTEKVPDERPNDAQEMLDRLREIERDLGIAPAPATTATTPMRSQSDSGDVTTVMPATMVLAPATGPISQPVDNATVLRRRASKRRARGAFLLALVLLLAVLAGGVGWWFGSGPGSLVAVPSVAGLTYEQAADALEDEGFVAVQADESSVDVEPGIAIHSDPSEGERRDKGTEVTVFVSTGPAPRTVEALNGKTADEARSYLAELGIKVSDDDLLLYSDAAEGVVINASVAPRAGGDAVACGDGCEVFEDDTANLIVSLGGLPDVVGMTVSEASSALGGKQIKTSTVEEYNNDVEEGRVIRTGDRQEPGNWRPGDTMTLVVSLGPQLFEVPDVEGLTRDEAAQSLRDAGFEPTNAPLWNAAPNDITEVTGTDPGAGSMRRAGTEIYMQITAAF, encoded by the coding sequence GTGACGACCAATCAGCAGGCCGACCCCCTCATCGGGCGGCTTGTCGACGGTCGGTACCGGGTTCGCGCCCGGATCGCGCGCGGTGGCATGGCCACCGTCTACGTCGCCACCGACCTCCGGCTGGAGCGGCGTATCGCCCTCAAGGTCATGCACGGCCACCTCAGCGACGACTCGGTCTTCCAGAGCAGGTTCATCCAGGAGGCGCGCGCTGCCGCACGCCTCGCCGATCCGCACGTCGTGAACGTCTTCGATCAGGGCCAGGACGGCGAGCTCGCCTATCTCGTCATGGAGTATCTGCCCGGCATCACGCTGCGCGAACTGCTGCGCGAGCAGAAGCGACTGACGGTCCCGCAGACCATCTCGATCATGGACGCGATCCTCTCCGGCCTCGCCGCAGCTCACAAGGCCGGCATCGTGCACCGTGACGTCAAGCCCGAGAACGTGCTCCTCGCCGAGGACGGCCGCATCAAGATCGGCGACTTCGGCCTCGCGCGCGCGACGACCGCGAACACGGCCACGGGGCAGCAGCTGCTCGGGACGATCGCCTATCTGGCACCGGAGCTCGTCACCCGCGGCACCGCGGATGCCCGCAGCGACATCTACGCCCTCGGCATCATGCTCTACGAGATGCTCGTCGGCGAGCAGCCTTACAAGGGCGAGCAGCCGATGCAGATCGCGTTCCAGCACGCGACGGAATCGGTGCCGCGCCCGAGCGTCCGCAACCCCGGCGTCCCCGAGCAGCTCGACGAGCTGGTGCTGTGGTCGACCGAGAAGGTGCCGGACGAACGACCGAACGACGCGCAGGAGATGCTCGACCGGCTGCGCGAGATCGAGCGCGATCTCGGCATCGCCCCCGCGCCCGCCACGACGGCGACCACACCCATGCGATCGCAGAGCGACTCCGGCGATGTCACGACGGTCATGCCCGCCACCATGGTGCTCGCGCCGGCGACCGGCCCGATCTCCCAACCGGTCGATAACGCGACCGTGCTGCGCCGCCGAGCCTCGAAACGCCGTGCACGGGGAGCGTTCCTGCTCGCGCTCGTGCTGTTGCTGGCGGTGCTGGCCGGCGGCGTCGGATGGTGGTTCGGCTCCGGACCCGGCTCTCTGGTCGCGGTGCCCTCGGTGGCCGGGCTCACGTACGAGCAGGCCGCAGATGCGCTCGAAGATGAGGGCTTCGTCGCCGTGCAGGCGGATGAGAGCTCTGTCGATGTCGAGCCCGGAATCGCGATCCACAGCGACCCATCAGAGGGCGAGCGCCGCGACAAGGGCACGGAGGTCACGGTGTTCGTCTCCACCGGGCCTGCGCCGCGCACCGTGGAAGCGCTCAACGGCAAGACCGCAGACGAGGCGCGCAGTTATCTGGCCGAGCTCGGCATCAAGGTCTCCGACGACGATCTCCTGCTCTATTCGGATGCCGCAGAGGGCGTAGTGATCAACGCCAGCGTCGCGCCGCGCGCCGGGGGCGACGCGGTCGCCTGCGGCGACGGCTGCGAGGTGTTCGAGGATGACACGGCCAACCTGATCGTGTCGTTGGGCGGCCTCCCCGACGTGGTGGGAATGACCGTCTCGGAGGCGTCGAGCGCGCTCGGCGGGAAGCAGATCAAGACCAGCACGGTCGAGGAGTACAACAACGACGTCGAAGAGGGGCGTGTCATCCGCACCGGCGATCGGCAGGAGCCCGGCAACTGGCGCCCCGGCGACACGATGACCCTCGTGGTCTCGCTCGGCCCGCAGCTGTTCGAGGTGCCCGACGTCGAGGGTCTCACGCGCGACGAGGCTGCGCAGAGCCTGCGTGACGCCGGGTTCGAGCCGACGAACGCCCCCCTCTGGAACGCCGCGCCGAATGACATCACAGAAGTGACCGGCACCGACCCTGGCGCGGGTTCGATGCGCCGCGCCGGCACCGAGATCTACATGCAAATCACCGCCGCCTTCTAA
- a CDS encoding polyprenyl synthetase family protein: MPLSSQVQQAVAARLDRFLTDARAESAPYGPDAAMFLDAAAETLQGGKRLRARFCHSGWRSVARSADRTATETDAVWDLCAALEIFQSAALVHDDLIDNSDTRRGRAAAHRALEARHGDLAWSGGAEAFGRSAAILLGDLLIAWSDDLLEHALAQHPHAAPVRREYARMRRDVTTGQFLDIAEESAWRVNPDAKHAERALQVVSLKSARYSIEQPLVLGAALAGADADQQGALRAFGHPVGMAFQLRDDVLGVFGDGSVTGKPAGDDLREGKRTVLIALTRERLDTSARNVLDDLLGDVDLDAGQVAALQATIVDSGALERVEDMIRSYVGEADRALAGARLDNASVSELRELARAATVRTA, from the coding sequence GTGCCCCTCTCCAGCCAAGTCCAGCAGGCCGTCGCCGCTCGCCTGGATCGCTTCCTCACCGACGCACGAGCGGAGTCGGCGCCCTACGGCCCTGATGCCGCGATGTTCCTGGATGCCGCAGCCGAGACGCTGCAGGGCGGCAAGCGTCTGCGCGCTCGGTTCTGCCATTCCGGCTGGCGCTCCGTCGCGCGTTCGGCGGATCGTACGGCCACGGAGACGGACGCCGTGTGGGATCTGTGCGCCGCGCTCGAGATCTTCCAGTCCGCCGCCCTCGTGCACGACGACCTGATCGACAACTCGGACACCCGCCGAGGGCGCGCGGCCGCGCACCGTGCGCTCGAGGCGCGGCACGGCGACCTCGCATGGTCGGGCGGCGCCGAGGCGTTCGGACGGTCGGCTGCGATCCTCCTCGGTGACCTCCTGATCGCGTGGAGCGATGACCTTCTCGAGCACGCCCTCGCGCAGCATCCGCATGCCGCGCCCGTTCGCCGGGAGTACGCACGCATGCGCCGGGATGTGACCACGGGGCAGTTCCTCGACATCGCTGAGGAGTCCGCGTGGCGCGTCAATCCCGACGCGAAGCACGCTGAGCGGGCTCTTCAGGTGGTCTCGCTGAAATCGGCGCGCTACAGCATCGAGCAGCCGCTCGTACTGGGGGCCGCGCTGGCCGGCGCCGACGCAGATCAGCAGGGCGCGCTGCGCGCCTTCGGGCACCCGGTCGGCATGGCGTTCCAACTGCGCGACGACGTCCTGGGCGTGTTCGGCGACGGCTCCGTGACCGGCAAGCCGGCCGGCGACGATCTGCGCGAGGGAAAGCGCACCGTGCTGATCGCCTTGACTCGGGAGCGTCTGGACACCTCTGCCCGCAACGTTCTCGACGACCTTCTCGGGGATGTGGACCTCGACGCCGGCCAGGTGGCGGCGCTGCAAGCGACGATAGTCGACTCCGGAGCACTCGAGCGGGTCGAGGACATGATCCGCTCCTACGTGGGCGAGGCCGACCGCGCACTTGCAGGGGCGCGCCTCGACAACGCATCGGTCAGCGAACTGCGCGAGCTTGCCCGCGCGGCGACCGTGCGCACAGCCTGA
- a CDS encoding lysophospholipid acyltransferase family protein translates to MFYWLMKYVVVGPIVKAVFRPWIVGRSNVPRNGAAILASNHLSVSDSIFLPLLIDRSMSFLAKSDYFTGRGIKGWATKNFMKATGQIPIDRSGGKASEASLNTGLQVLGRGDVLGIYPEGTRSPDGKLYRGRTGIARMALEAKVPVIPVIMVDTDTAMPIGRSIPRVVRVGIVIGEPLDFSRYAGMENDRYILRSVTDEIMVALQRLGEQQYDDVYASSVKERTRRHS, encoded by the coding sequence ATGTTCTACTGGCTGATGAAGTACGTGGTGGTCGGTCCCATCGTGAAGGCGGTCTTCCGGCCGTGGATCGTGGGGCGCTCCAACGTGCCGCGCAACGGCGCGGCGATCCTCGCCAGCAACCACCTCTCCGTCTCCGACTCGATCTTCCTTCCACTGCTGATCGACCGCTCGATGAGCTTCCTCGCCAAGAGCGATTACTTCACCGGTCGTGGCATCAAGGGCTGGGCGACGAAGAACTTCATGAAGGCCACCGGGCAGATCCCGATCGACAGGTCGGGAGGCAAAGCATCCGAGGCGTCGCTGAACACCGGACTGCAGGTGCTCGGCCGTGGCGATGTACTGGGCATCTACCCGGAGGGGACCCGGAGCCCCGACGGCAAGCTGTATCGCGGGCGCACCGGCATCGCCCGGATGGCACTGGAGGCCAAGGTTCCCGTCATCCCGGTGATCATGGTCGACACCGACACGGCGATGCCGATCGGACGCAGCATCCCGCGCGTCGTGCGCGTCGGCATCGTGATCGGCGAGCCGCTCGACTTCTCGCGCTACGCGGGCATGGAGAATGACCGCTACATCCTGCGCTCCGTGACCGACGAGATCATGGTCGCGCTGCAGCGGCTGGGGGAGCAGCAGTACGACGACGTCTACGCATCGTCGGTGAAAGAGCGGACGCGGCGCCACTCCTGA
- a CDS encoding AMP-dependent synthetase/ligase: MVQFEVPAIVPADPEANITDLLVKRVEATPDRPLFSVPDGAGWRDISAADFQTAVIALAKGFVAAGIQPGEKVGFLARTTYEWSLVDFALFYAGAVMVPIYETSSPAQIQWIMEDSGAIALIVESADHFSKLDEVRGDLPLIREVWQLHLGAIDTLTAAGIDVDDAEIERRRNIAVGSDIATLIYTSGSTGRPKGCVLTHSNFVELTRNSAKSLDKVVQTPGASTVLFITTAHVFARFISILNVHAGVRTGHQPDTKQLLPALGSFKPTFLLAVPRVFEKVYNSAEQKAEAGGKGKIFRAAAAAAIEHSRLLEEGKKIPFGLKIKFALFDKLVYNKLREAMGGNIQYAVSGSAPLGARLGHFFHSLGVVILEGYGLTETTAPATVNLADKSKIGTVGPALPGVGVRLADDGEIEVKGVNVFKEYWNNPEATAESFHDGWFRTGDIGSFDSEGFLTVTGRKKEIIVTAGGKNVAPAALEDPIRANPIVGQVVVVGDQKPFISALITLDPEMLPTWLGNNGLPADMSLADASSNAAVRDEVQRAVDIANKSVSRAESIRKFTILDSEWTEASGHLTPKMSIKRNVIVSDFAGEISAIYDEPVQTTNVPIG; encoded by the coding sequence GTGGTTCAATTCGAAGTCCCTGCGATCGTTCCCGCCGATCCCGAGGCGAACATCACCGATCTTCTGGTGAAGCGCGTCGAGGCAACGCCGGATCGCCCCCTCTTCTCCGTGCCGGACGGCGCGGGATGGCGCGACATCTCCGCCGCTGATTTCCAGACCGCGGTCATCGCGCTCGCCAAGGGCTTCGTGGCGGCCGGCATCCAGCCCGGCGAGAAGGTGGGGTTCCTGGCCCGAACCACCTACGAATGGTCGCTCGTCGACTTCGCGCTGTTCTACGCCGGCGCGGTCATGGTGCCGATCTACGAGACCAGCTCCCCCGCGCAGATCCAGTGGATCATGGAGGACTCCGGCGCCATCGCGCTGATCGTCGAGTCCGCAGACCACTTCTCCAAGCTCGATGAGGTGCGCGGCGACCTGCCGCTCATCCGCGAGGTGTGGCAGCTGCACCTGGGCGCGATCGACACGCTCACGGCGGCGGGAATCGACGTCGATGACGCCGAGATCGAGCGCCGGCGCAACATCGCAGTCGGCTCCGACATCGCGACCCTCATCTACACCTCGGGGTCGACCGGACGCCCCAAGGGCTGCGTGCTCACGCACAGCAACTTCGTCGAGCTGACCCGCAACTCGGCCAAGTCGCTCGACAAGGTCGTGCAGACGCCGGGCGCATCGACGGTGCTGTTCATCACCACGGCGCACGTCTTCGCGCGGTTCATCTCGATCCTCAACGTCCACGCCGGTGTGCGCACCGGGCACCAGCCCGACACCAAGCAGCTGCTGCCGGCGCTCGGATCATTCAAGCCGACCTTCCTCCTCGCCGTTCCGCGCGTGTTCGAGAAGGTCTACAACTCCGCCGAGCAGAAGGCCGAGGCCGGCGGCAAGGGCAAGATCTTCCGTGCCGCGGCCGCCGCCGCCATCGAGCACTCGCGACTGCTGGAGGAGGGCAAGAAGATCCCCTTCGGACTGAAGATCAAATTCGCTCTCTTCGACAAGCTCGTCTACAACAAGCTGCGCGAGGCCATGGGCGGCAACATCCAGTACGCCGTCTCGGGTTCCGCGCCGCTCGGCGCACGCCTCGGCCACTTCTTCCACAGCCTCGGCGTCGTGATCCTCGAGGGTTACGGCCTCACCGAGACGACCGCCCCGGCGACGGTGAACCTGGCGGACAAGTCGAAGATCGGCACCGTCGGTCCCGCGCTCCCGGGTGTCGGCGTGCGTCTCGCCGACGACGGCGAGATCGAGGTCAAGGGAGTCAACGTCTTCAAGGAGTACTGGAACAACCCCGAGGCGACCGCAGAGTCGTTCCATGACGGCTGGTTCCGCACGGGCGACATCGGCAGCTTCGACTCGGAGGGCTTCCTCACCGTCACCGGCCGCAAGAAGGAGATCATCGTCACGGCCGGCGGCAAGAACGTCGCGCCTGCCGCGCTCGAAGACCCGATCCGCGCGAACCCGATCGTCGGCCAGGTCGTCGTCGTCGGCGACCAGAAGCCGTTCATCTCCGCGCTGATCACGCTCGATCCCGAGATGCTGCCCACGTGGCTCGGCAACAACGGCCTGCCGGCGGACATGTCCCTCGCAGATGCGAGTTCGAACGCCGCCGTGCGCGACGAGGTGCAGCGCGCAGTCGACATCGCCAACAAGAGCGTCTCGCGCGCTGAGTCGATCCGCAAGTTCACGATCCTCGACAGCGAGTGGACCGAGGCGAGCGGTCACCTGACGCCGAAGATGTCCATCAAGCGCAACGTGATCGTGTCGGACTTCGCGGGTGAGATCTCCGCGATCTACGACGAGCCGGTGCAGACCACGAACGTACCGATCGGCTGA